The Nocardiopsis dassonvillei subsp. dassonvillei DSM 43111 genome contains a region encoding:
- a CDS encoding dihydrolipoamide acetyltransferase family protein: MAISKNEPAVGGVQSFKLPDVGEGLVEAELLSWYVKPGDEVGVNQMICEIETAKAVVELPSPFAGTVRELLAEEGQTVEVGAVIITVDDGSGGSAPEAAPSADSEEREKPLVGYGEKAASTQRRPRRRPGPSAPVSPPVPRVSEPAPANTPAVRETRAAPAPAPARAPGRPLAKPPVRKLAKDLGVDLASVTPTGDNGVVTREDVRAAVGQAPGGPAAAETVQAAPAAAVDRTARERRVPVKGVRKHTAAAMVGSAFTAPHVTEFLQVDVTRTMKAVARLRERPDFADVRVSPLLLVAKALLMAVRRHPEVNASWDEENQEIVVKDYVNLGIAAATERGLVVPNIKDADAMTLPELAAGLKRLTETARAGKTSPADMSGGTITITNVGVFGVDAGTPILNPGEAAILAFGQIRDMPWVHKGKLKVRKVTTLSLSFDHRLVDGELGSKVLRDIGTALEDPELTALAWG; the protein is encoded by the coding sequence ATGGCGATTTCCAAGAACGAACCCGCCGTCGGCGGAGTGCAGTCGTTCAAGCTGCCCGACGTCGGGGAGGGCCTGGTCGAGGCCGAACTCCTCTCCTGGTACGTCAAGCCGGGTGACGAGGTCGGGGTCAACCAGATGATCTGCGAGATCGAGACCGCCAAGGCGGTCGTCGAGCTCCCCAGCCCGTTCGCGGGGACGGTGCGCGAGCTGTTGGCCGAGGAGGGCCAGACCGTGGAGGTCGGCGCGGTGATCATCACCGTGGACGACGGCTCCGGCGGTTCCGCCCCGGAGGCCGCCCCGTCGGCGGACTCCGAGGAGCGGGAGAAGCCGCTGGTCGGCTACGGCGAGAAGGCGGCCTCCACCCAGCGCCGACCGCGCCGCCGCCCGGGCCCCTCGGCGCCGGTGTCGCCGCCCGTGCCGCGCGTCAGCGAGCCCGCGCCCGCCAACACGCCCGCGGTGCGGGAGACGCGGGCGGCCCCGGCCCCCGCCCCGGCGCGGGCGCCGGGCCGTCCGCTCGCCAAGCCGCCGGTGCGCAAGCTGGCCAAGGACCTCGGCGTGGACCTGGCGTCGGTCACCCCCACGGGGGACAACGGCGTCGTCACCCGCGAGGACGTGCGGGCCGCGGTCGGTCAGGCTCCGGGGGGCCCGGCGGCCGCGGAGACCGTGCAGGCCGCCCCCGCGGCGGCCGTGGACCGCACCGCGCGCGAGCGGCGCGTGCCCGTCAAGGGCGTGCGCAAGCACACGGCCGCGGCGATGGTCGGCAGCGCGTTCACCGCTCCGCACGTCACCGAGTTCCTCCAGGTGGACGTCACCAGGACGATGAAGGCGGTCGCGCGCCTGCGCGAGCGGCCCGACTTCGCCGACGTGCGGGTGTCCCCGCTGCTGCTGGTCGCCAAGGCCCTGCTCATGGCGGTCCGGCGGCACCCGGAGGTCAACGCCTCCTGGGACGAGGAGAACCAGGAGATCGTGGTCAAGGACTACGTGAACCTGGGGATCGCGGCGGCCACCGAGCGCGGTCTGGTGGTGCCCAACATCAAGGACGCCGACGCCATGACCCTGCCGGAGCTGGCGGCGGGGCTGAAGCGGCTGACCGAGACCGCCCGGGCGGGCAAGACCAGCCCGGCGGACATGTCCGGCGGCACCATCACGATCACCAACGTCGGCGTGTTCGGCGTGGACGCGGGCACCCCGATCCTCAACCCGGGTGAGGCGGCCATCCTCGCCTTCGGGCAGATCCGGGACATGCCCTGGGTGCACAAGGGCAAGCTCAAGGTCCGCAAGGTGACGACCCTGTCGCTGTCCTTCGACCACCGCCTGGTCGACGGGGAGCTGGGCTCCAAGGTGCTGCGCGACATCGGCACGGCGCTGGAGGACCCGGAGCTGACCGCCCTGGCCTGGGGCTAG
- the pdhA gene encoding pyruvate dehydrogenase (acetyl-transferring) E1 component subunit alpha, protein MSDTTVHEEPELIQLLTPEGELTGHPDYPLDISAEEIRALYRDLVLVRRFDSEAVSLQRQGELGLWASLLGQEAAQIGSARALGAKDMAFPSYREHGVAWCRGIEPRELLGMFRGVTNGGWDPHEHGFHLYTIVIGSQTLHATGYAMGVQRDGAVGEDGTAVISYFGDGATSQGDTNEAFNFASVNNAPVVFFCQNNQWAISEPLERQARVPIYRRAAGFGFPGLRVDGNDVLACLAVTRVALSNAREGNGPTLVEAFTYRMGAHTTNDDPTRYRASAELDEWKAKDPILRVRRYLERGGHADEEFFASVDAEADRLGEQVRTECRSLPDPEPLDIFHEVYAEPNVHIDQQRSEFADYLASFEGAGAEGGR, encoded by the coding sequence GTGTCGGACACGACCGTGCACGAGGAACCGGAGCTGATCCAGCTCCTGACACCGGAAGGGGAGTTGACGGGGCACCCCGACTACCCCCTGGACATCAGCGCCGAGGAGATCCGCGCCCTGTACCGCGACCTGGTCCTGGTGCGCAGGTTCGACAGCGAGGCGGTCTCCCTCCAGCGCCAGGGCGAGCTGGGCCTGTGGGCCTCGCTGCTGGGCCAGGAGGCCGCGCAGATCGGCTCCGCACGCGCGCTGGGCGCGAAGGACATGGCCTTCCCCTCCTACCGCGAGCACGGCGTCGCGTGGTGCCGGGGCATCGAGCCCCGTGAACTGCTCGGCATGTTCCGCGGCGTCACCAACGGGGGCTGGGACCCCCACGAGCACGGCTTCCACCTGTACACGATCGTCATCGGCAGCCAGACCCTGCACGCCACCGGCTACGCCATGGGCGTCCAGCGCGACGGCGCCGTCGGCGAGGACGGCACCGCCGTCATCTCCTACTTCGGCGACGGGGCCACCAGCCAGGGCGACACCAACGAGGCGTTCAACTTCGCCTCGGTCAACAACGCCCCGGTGGTCTTCTTCTGCCAGAACAACCAGTGGGCGATCTCCGAACCGCTGGAGCGCCAGGCCCGCGTGCCCATCTACCGGCGCGCCGCCGGGTTCGGCTTCCCCGGCCTGCGCGTGGACGGCAACGACGTCCTGGCCTGCCTGGCCGTGACCCGGGTCGCGCTGTCCAACGCCCGCGAGGGCAACGGCCCCACGCTCGTGGAGGCGTTCACCTACCGGATGGGCGCCCACACCACCAACGACGACCCCACCCGCTACCGCGCGTCGGCCGAGCTCGACGAGTGGAAGGCCAAGGACCCGATCCTGCGGGTCCGCCGCTACCTGGAGCGGGGCGGCCACGCCGACGAGGAGTTCTTCGCGTCCGTGGACGCCGAGGCGGACCGGCTGGGCGAGCAGGTGCGCACCGAGTGCCGTTCCCTGCCCGACCCCGAGCCCCTCGACATCTTCCACGAGGTCTACGCCGAGCCCAACGTCCACATCGACCAGCAGCGGTCCGAGTTCGCCGACTACCTGGCCTCCTTCGAGGGCGCGGGCGCGGAAGGGGGCCGTTAG
- a CDS encoding ATP-binding protein, protein MDADFSISLPRQAYTVAVARDVLGTLLVRAGVCGDCVDDILLAVSEACANAIDHGGPARDYRVEAEMGGRWCELRISHTGRAPDPVALAERFTTDHTPLPGLEAESGRGILLMRYLMDEVAFEGEPRTTVLLRKRLTACDGPPEESAADQVPAQRYALM, encoded by the coding sequence ATGGACGCCGATTTCTCGATCTCCCTCCCAAGGCAGGCGTATACGGTCGCCGTCGCCCGCGATGTCCTGGGCACCCTCCTCGTTCGCGCGGGAGTGTGCGGGGACTGCGTCGACGACATCCTCCTGGCCGTCTCCGAGGCCTGTGCCAACGCGATCGACCACGGCGGGCCGGCCCGTGACTACAGGGTCGAGGCGGAGATGGGCGGGCGATGGTGTGAACTGCGGATATCCCATACCGGGAGAGCGCCCGATCCCGTGGCGCTCGCGGAGCGGTTCACCACCGACCACACGCCCCTCCCCGGTCTGGAAGCGGAATCGGGCAGGGGCATTCTGTTGATGCGCTACCTCATGGACGAGGTCGCCTTCGAGGGGGAACCAAGGACCACGGTCCTGCTGCGCAAGCGGCTCACGGCTTGCGACGGACCGCCGGAGGAGAGCGCCGCCGATCAGGTGCCGGCCCAGCGCTACGCCCTGATGTGA
- a CDS encoding TPR repeat region-containing protein, with protein sequence MATFSLVFVPRDFHYDSKPVYDCAADLEVLNARLLGRADDLSGSFDSAAGEFTDVIAWDIRSLSEEDLQNWRDAAVSVSYAASVAERWGDIVKAFHEERDSQVTAWESSRTEKENAVPAKYQDDHITSSHPQADGFLWTDWGAGDEARCRALYDELATVQEGLISQEQTNWQKLQDGAEDVRTMLEQGPTPENVRKLMDTGNANWAFLNLDPSRYSSLIDDSELTPENAEQYADELAAYWSGDKPLDDRYHEMMLVLTMVGTGARQNQQDGTELSPEEIAFLEEFYAQLEEPYRRDGVGAGIMVYPDLMNESGMSDEEREDALGVLGNGLLALSDPALGGGYDNLPESFRYAVEGSWINPDAENKLPGTPVSMGMDMKALSAFMEHTDEGLQGGYGLSTNLHLTTGAFLDAWGDDPDPDGVLPDSEQVSHIIDVASRNTDANYYMLTGEHINAEEGVDHGDEDLRTRALEGTLTHEWHDDGRTARQLTDWLAEDIHSEDPDVRQRAGDGFAGFMETITDKDMHEALVNTGVDVTEGDNEYSNASFTQFNGELADSLADIFDAHIYSFADSDVLHDNEPVTGIEDFDPDKSFVSMGPEERAMYMQLLMGNDETAGRVVNSVDVYQQIEAAAFFGNGQAEETARGGGQLQALLEEALRRDSADRTADLDEQIDRKTQITEFVVGEAGGMSEKIPVIGAAVAKGLELEEESIVEAIVNGEYEVSPRHPTFSGAEYIERNFRIEALDYLSQKDPEALNGVIRPDEFRTLINGGAITITQDGVRLDPEDIGDGFVFDDSVTVDVEKNPNEWSDNRNQDLDRMDGAISNILVDVEITTSDGRTQPGDRRVSDFVTQYNNSYDDTNSVFAGQEEEEEG encoded by the coding sequence GTGGCAACCTTCTCTCTCGTCTTCGTCCCCCGCGACTTCCACTACGACTCCAAACCCGTCTACGACTGCGCGGCGGACCTGGAGGTCCTCAACGCGCGCCTCCTCGGCCGCGCCGACGACCTCAGCGGAAGCTTCGACTCGGCCGCGGGCGAGTTCACCGACGTCATCGCCTGGGACATCCGGAGCCTGTCCGAGGAGGACCTCCAGAACTGGCGGGACGCCGCCGTCTCGGTCTCCTACGCGGCCTCGGTGGCCGAGAGGTGGGGGGACATCGTGAAGGCCTTCCACGAGGAGCGCGACTCCCAGGTCACCGCCTGGGAGAGCAGCAGGACGGAGAAGGAGAACGCCGTCCCCGCCAAGTACCAGGACGACCACATCACCTCGTCCCACCCCCAGGCCGACGGCTTCCTGTGGACGGACTGGGGCGCGGGGGACGAGGCGCGGTGCCGGGCCCTCTACGACGAGCTCGCCACCGTGCAGGAGGGGCTCATCAGCCAGGAGCAGACCAACTGGCAGAAGCTCCAGGACGGCGCCGAGGACGTCCGGACGATGCTCGAACAGGGCCCGACCCCGGAGAACGTCCGCAAGCTCATGGACACGGGCAACGCCAACTGGGCGTTCCTCAACCTGGACCCCTCCCGCTACTCCTCGCTCATCGACGACAGCGAGCTCACGCCCGAGAACGCCGAGCAGTACGCCGACGAGCTCGCCGCCTACTGGTCCGGTGACAAGCCGCTGGACGACCGCTACCACGAGATGATGCTCGTGCTCACGATGGTGGGGACCGGCGCCCGGCAGAACCAGCAGGACGGCACGGAGCTCAGTCCCGAGGAGATCGCGTTCCTGGAGGAGTTCTACGCCCAGCTGGAGGAGCCCTACCGCAGGGACGGGGTCGGGGCGGGCATCATGGTCTACCCCGACCTCATGAACGAGTCCGGCATGAGCGACGAGGAGCGGGAGGACGCCCTCGGCGTCCTCGGCAACGGGCTGCTCGCGCTCTCGGACCCCGCGCTCGGCGGAGGGTACGACAACCTGCCCGAGAGCTTCCGGTACGCCGTCGAGGGCTCCTGGATCAACCCCGACGCCGAGAACAAGCTCCCCGGCACGCCCGTGAGCATGGGGATGGACATGAAGGCGCTCTCCGCCTTCATGGAGCACACGGACGAGGGCCTCCAGGGCGGCTACGGGCTGTCGACCAACCTGCACCTGACCACCGGCGCGTTCCTCGACGCCTGGGGCGACGACCCCGACCCCGACGGGGTGCTGCCCGACTCCGAGCAGGTCTCCCACATCATCGACGTGGCCAGCCGCAACACCGACGCCAACTACTACATGCTCACCGGCGAGCACATCAACGCGGAGGAGGGCGTCGACCACGGCGACGAGGACCTGCGCACGCGGGCGCTGGAGGGCACGCTCACCCACGAGTGGCACGACGACGGCCGCACCGCGCGCCAGCTCACCGACTGGCTGGCCGAGGACATCCACAGCGAGGACCCCGACGTGCGCCAGCGGGCCGGGGACGGTTTCGCCGGGTTCATGGAGACCATCACCGACAAGGACATGCACGAGGCCCTCGTCAACACCGGCGTGGACGTGACCGAGGGGGACAACGAGTACTCCAACGCCTCGTTCACCCAGTTCAACGGGGAACTCGCCGACAGCCTCGCCGACATCTTCGACGCCCACATCTACAGCTTCGCCGACAGTGACGTGCTGCACGACAACGAGCCGGTGACGGGCATCGAGGACTTCGACCCGGACAAGAGTTTCGTCTCCATGGGTCCGGAGGAGCGCGCCATGTACATGCAGCTCCTGATGGGCAACGACGAGACCGCCGGACGTGTGGTCAACTCCGTCGACGTCTACCAGCAGATCGAGGCCGCCGCCTTCTTCGGAAACGGACAGGCCGAGGAGACGGCACGCGGTGGAGGCCAGCTCCAGGCCCTTCTGGAGGAGGCGCTGAGAAGGGACTCGGCCGACCGGACGGCCGACCTCGACGAGCAGATCGACCGGAAGACGCAGATCACCGAATTCGTGGTGGGCGAGGCCGGAGGCATGTCCGAGAAGATCCCGGTCATCGGCGCCGCTGTCGCGAAGGGGCTGGAGCTGGAAGAGGAGAGCATCGTCGAGGCGATCGTCAACGGCGAGTACGAGGTCTCTCCACGCCACCCGACCTTCTCCGGGGCCGAGTACATCGAGCGCAACTTCCGCATCGAGGCTCTCGACTACCTGTCGCAGAAGGATCCCGAAGCGCTCAACGGCGTCATCCGTCCCGACGAGTTCCGCACCCTGATCAACGGCGGCGCCATCACCATCACGCAGGACGGTGTGCGGCTCGACCCGGAGGACATCGGAGACGGCTTCGTCTTCGACGACTCCGTCACGGTCGACGTGGAGAAGAACCCGAACGAGTGGTCGGACAACAGGAACCAGGACCTCGACCGCATGGACGGCGCCATCAGCAACATCCTGGTCGACGTGGAGATCACCACCAGCGACGGCCGCACCCAACCGGGCGACAGGCGCGTGTCCGACTTCGTCACCCAGTACAACAACTCCTACGACGACACGAACAGCGTCTTCGCGGGCCAGGAGGAGGAAGAGGAGGGTTGA
- a CDS encoding alpha-ketoacid dehydrogenase subunit beta — translation MGTNLTIGKAINAGLRAAMEHDPKVLVMGEDVGRLGGVFRVTDGLYKDFGADRVIDTPLAESGIVGTAIGMAMRGYRPVVEIQFDGFFFPAANQTFTQLAKMRRRSAGTLSMPVVMRIPYGGGIGAVEHHSESPEAYFTHTAGLRVVSVANPEDAYWMIQQAVRSDDPVIFLEPKRRYYEKAEVDTEASIAEAAPMGAARVVRPGTDVTLLAYGPMVKTALQAAEADTDHSVEVVDLRSLSPVDYPTLFASVKRTGRLVVAHEAPLSGGPGAEIAARVTEECFYHLESPVIRVAAFDTPYPQSRLEEHYLPDLDRVLDGVDRAFAY, via the coding sequence ATGGGAACCAACCTCACCATCGGCAAGGCCATCAACGCCGGCCTGCGCGCCGCCATGGAGCACGACCCCAAGGTCCTGGTCATGGGCGAGGACGTCGGCAGGCTCGGCGGCGTCTTCCGGGTCACCGACGGCCTGTACAAGGACTTCGGCGCCGACCGGGTCATCGACACCCCCCTCGCCGAGTCCGGCATCGTCGGCACCGCGATCGGCATGGCCATGCGCGGCTACCGCCCCGTGGTGGAGATCCAGTTCGACGGCTTCTTCTTCCCGGCCGCGAACCAGACCTTCACCCAGCTGGCCAAGATGCGGCGCCGCTCGGCGGGCACGCTCAGCATGCCCGTGGTCATGCGCATCCCCTACGGCGGCGGCATCGGCGCGGTCGAGCACCACAGCGAGTCCCCGGAGGCCTACTTCACCCACACCGCCGGGCTGCGTGTGGTGTCGGTGGCCAACCCCGAGGACGCCTACTGGATGATCCAGCAGGCCGTGCGCTCCGACGATCCGGTGATCTTCCTGGAGCCCAAGCGGCGCTACTACGAGAAGGCCGAGGTCGACACCGAGGCGTCCATCGCCGAGGCCGCCCCGATGGGCGCCGCGCGCGTGGTCCGTCCCGGCACGGACGTGACCCTCCTGGCGTACGGGCCCATGGTCAAGACGGCGCTCCAGGCCGCCGAGGCCGACACCGACCACTCCGTCGAGGTCGTCGACCTGCGTTCGCTGTCCCCCGTGGACTACCCGACCCTGTTCGCCTCGGTGAAGAGGACGGGGCGCCTGGTCGTCGCCCACGAGGCCCCCCTCTCCGGCGGCCCCGGCGCGGAGATCGCCGCCCGGGTCACCGAGGAGTGCTTCTACCACCTGGAGTCGCCGGTCATCCGCGTGGCCGCGTTCGACACCCCCTACCCGCAGTCCCGGCTGGAGGAGCACTACCTGCCGGACCTGGACCGGGTTCTGGACGGTGTCGACCGGGCGTTCGCGTACTAG
- the purQ gene encoding phosphoribosylformylglycinamidine synthase subunit PurQ encodes MTARVGVVTFPGSLDDKDAARAVALAGAEPVSLWHADADLRGVDAVVLPGGFSYGDYLRCGAIARFAPLMSELVPAARSGALPVLGICNGFQILCESHLLPGALTRNSSLRFVNRDQVLRVENTGTAWTGAYTEGQEILVVLKSGEGSYVADEHTLDELEATGRVVVRYVGGNPNGSRRDIAGITNEHGNVVGLMPHPEHAVETLTGPSDEGLGFFSSILAHLAAGSPVNA; translated from the coding sequence ATGACAGCCCGTGTGGGCGTCGTCACCTTCCCCGGCTCCCTCGACGACAAGGACGCCGCGCGCGCCGTCGCGCTGGCGGGCGCCGAACCCGTCTCGCTCTGGCACGCGGACGCCGACCTCAGGGGCGTCGACGCCGTGGTCCTGCCCGGCGGCTTCTCCTACGGCGACTACCTGCGCTGCGGGGCCATCGCCCGGTTCGCCCCCCTGATGTCGGAGCTGGTCCCGGCCGCCCGCTCGGGCGCGCTGCCGGTCCTGGGCATCTGCAACGGCTTCCAGATCCTGTGCGAGAGCCACCTGCTCCCCGGAGCCCTGACCCGCAACTCCTCGCTGCGGTTCGTCAACCGCGACCAGGTGCTGCGCGTGGAGAACACCGGCACCGCCTGGACCGGCGCCTACACCGAGGGCCAGGAGATCCTGGTGGTGCTCAAGAGCGGTGAGGGCAGCTACGTCGCCGACGAGCACACCCTGGACGAGCTGGAGGCCACCGGCCGCGTCGTGGTCCGCTACGTCGGCGGCAACCCCAACGGCTCCCGCCGCGACATCGCCGGGATCACCAACGAGCACGGGAACGTCGTCGGCCTCATGCCGCACCCCGAGCACGCCGTCGAAACGCTCACCGGCCCCTCCGACGAGGGCCTGGGCTTCTTCTCCTCGATCCTCGCCCACCTGGCCGCCGGTTCGCCGGTGAACGCCTGA
- the purS gene encoding phosphoribosylformylglycinamidine synthase subunit PurS yields MARVVVDVMLKPEILDPQGQAIAGACSRLGFEGIEQVRQGKRFEVEVEGAVDEAKLADVRRLAETLLANTVIEEYSVRVED; encoded by the coding sequence GTGGCCCGCGTCGTTGTTGACGTCATGCTCAAGCCCGAGATCCTGGACCCCCAGGGCCAGGCCATCGCCGGGGCCTGCTCCCGTCTGGGCTTCGAGGGGATCGAGCAGGTCCGCCAGGGCAAGCGCTTCGAGGTCGAGGTGGAGGGCGCGGTGGACGAGGCCAAGCTCGCCGACGTCCGCCGCCTGGCCGAGACCCTCCTCGCCAACACCGTCATCGAGGAGTACAGCGTGCGCGTGGAGGACTGA
- a CDS encoding sigma-70 family RNA polymerase sigma factor: MTTIEMDQASTTGETREGEQTLDFATAVTPFADQLYPTALRMTRNPADAEDLVQETFAKAFANFHQFRAGTNLRAWLYRILTNTFINSYRKKQREPRQETTDEIKDWQLAAAEAHTSSGMRSAENEVLDHLPDSDIKQALARLPEEFQEVIYLVDIEGYAYKEVAERMGTPLGTVMSRLHRARRQLREMLADYARDRGMRVPASRAHAAAE; this comes from the coding sequence TTGACGACTATCGAAATGGACCAGGCCTCCACGACCGGTGAGACCCGCGAGGGGGAGCAGACGCTGGACTTCGCCACCGCGGTGACACCGTTCGCCGACCAGCTCTACCCCACGGCCCTGCGGATGACCCGCAACCCCGCCGACGCGGAGGACCTCGTGCAGGAGACCTTCGCCAAGGCCTTCGCGAATTTCCACCAGTTCCGCGCGGGTACGAACCTGCGAGCCTGGCTTTACCGGATCCTGACCAACACCTTCATCAACAGCTACCGCAAGAAGCAGCGCGAACCGCGCCAGGAGACCACCGACGAGATCAAGGACTGGCAGCTCGCCGCCGCCGAGGCGCACACGTCCTCCGGCATGAGGTCGGCCGAGAACGAGGTCCTGGACCACCTGCCCGACTCCGACATCAAGCAGGCGCTCGCCCGCCTGCCCGAGGAGTTCCAGGAGGTCATCTACCTCGTCGACATCGAGGGCTACGCCTACAAGGAGGTGGCCGAGCGGATGGGGACGCCCCTGGGGACGGTCATGTCCCGGCTGCACCGCGCCCGCCGCCAGCTCCGCGAGATGCTCGCCGACTACGCCCGCGACCGCGGCATGAGGGTCCCCGCCTCCAGGGCGCACGCCGCCGCCGAGTAA
- a CDS encoding CPBP family intramembrane glutamic endopeptidase produces MNRDDEHPPAQPLRTAPPAPGAGPEHPSAETRRRRGPRPVPPGVPYHRVLAHEKRRVWRGIAALVLFMGGMLVFSFAAGFLGAFADLALGRSSVMLGGDEFTPVTQASTLLGLALLLPWSMLIQRWLYGVRGASLHSVRSLFRADVFGRSLLVVLPVWTVYLAVFSVFTPYPETSWLFADLIAMFAVTVLLAPLQSAGEEYGFRGLAFRVAASWGRGARTSLVLGVFVSSLLFMAAHLAFDPWLNLYYFTMGVTLALITWRTGGLEIAVVIHAVNNTLAFLITIVTHADLMEGMDRSVGAGSPVMLVPCVLLIAITAVVWLRTRRTGPETTPVGPAPNPVAERNA; encoded by the coding sequence ATGAACCGCGACGACGAACATCCCCCCGCGCAACCGCTCCGGACGGCTCCCCCGGCCCCGGGTGCGGGCCCCGAACACCCCTCAGCCGAGACCAGGCGGCGGCGCGGCCCCCGTCCGGTCCCGCCGGGCGTGCCCTATCACCGTGTCCTCGCCCACGAGAAGCGCCGCGTCTGGCGCGGCATCGCCGCTCTCGTCCTCTTCATGGGCGGGATGCTGGTCTTCTCCTTCGCCGCCGGGTTCCTCGGCGCGTTCGCCGACTTGGCGCTCGGCCGCTCCAGCGTGATGCTGGGCGGGGACGAGTTCACGCCCGTCACCCAGGCCTCCACCCTGCTCGGGCTCGCCCTGCTGCTGCCGTGGAGCATGCTCATCCAACGGTGGCTCTACGGCGTGAGGGGCGCCTCGCTGCATTCGGTCCGGTCGCTCTTCCGAGCCGACGTGTTCGGGCGGTCCCTCCTGGTGGTCCTGCCCGTCTGGACGGTCTACCTGGCCGTCTTCTCCGTCTTCACGCCCTATCCCGAAACCTCCTGGCTGTTCGCCGACCTCATCGCCATGTTCGCCGTCACCGTGCTGCTGGCACCGTTGCAGTCGGCCGGTGAGGAGTACGGTTTCCGCGGGCTCGCCTTCCGTGTCGCCGCGAGCTGGGGCCGTGGCGCGCGCACCAGCCTCGTCCTCGGCGTGTTCGTGTCGAGCCTGCTGTTCATGGCGGCGCACCTGGCGTTCGACCCGTGGCTCAACCTGTACTACTTCACGATGGGCGTCACCCTCGCCCTCATCACGTGGCGCACGGGTGGTCTGGAGATCGCCGTGGTCATTCACGCGGTCAACAACACGCTCGCCTTCCTCATCACCATCGTCACGCACGCCGACCTCATGGAGGGGATGGACCGGTCGGTGGGCGCCGGGTCGCCCGTCATGCTCGTGCCCTGCGTCCTGCTCATCGCGATCACGGCCGTGGTGTGGCTGCGCACCCGACGTACGGGACCGGAGACGACCCCCGTGGGGCCGGCCCCGAACCCGGTGGCGGAACGGAACGCGTGA